A genomic segment from Malus domestica chromosome 05, GDT2T_hap1 encodes:
- the LOC103436117 gene encoding endo-1,4-beta-xylanase 5-like, whose translation MFTEACTLLLSCIFLYFGHGTHASYYNYSTTTKCLVEPLDALYGGGIIVNPEFNYNIERWEAFGKGKIEERISKKGNRFMVAHSRKHPLDSFSQKVCVEKGKIYSFSASVQVSEGSGIVAVVFKFPNRDAVRGGDVIAEHGCWTLLKGGFVANFTSPVEILFESKNTSVEIMVDNVSLQPFTKEEWRSHQDKSIKELRKSKVRFHVTQASKNPLNGTKVSIKQVKSHFPFGCGMNHYILTNSDYQKWFASRFKWTTFTNEMKWYSTEKARGQENYTIADNMVKFAQKNGISIRGHNVFWDDPKYQPDWVKSLSPEEVRTAAAKRINSVVSRYQGQLIAWDVVNENLHFSFYEDNLGENASAEFYSTAQQLDPDTTMFMNEYNTMEYSSDEKSSPANYKKKLEEILSYPRNENLSLGIGLQGHFGSGQPNLAYMRSTLDMLGAIGLPIWLTEVDVEKDPNQAQYLEEVLREGYSHPAVQGIIMFVGPEIAGFNVTTLVDKNFKNTPAGDVVDKLIEEWNSNTQEIIADDQGYIDVSLFHGDYEITAEGRVANTSATLSLRVARAHEPQAIVHVHIDT comes from the exons ATGTTCACAGAAGCTTGCACCTTATTGCTTTCATGCATCTTTCTGTATTttg GGCATGGCACCCATGCATCATACTACAACTACTCCACAACAACAAAG TGCTTGGTAGAGCCACTAGATGCCCTATATGGAGGAGGGATTATAGTAAATCCagaatttaattacaacatTGAAAGATGGGAGGCTTTTGGAAAAGGGAAAATAGAAGAACGGATATCGAAGAAAGGAAACAGGTTCATGGTGGCACACAGTAGAAAACATCCACTAGACAGTTTCTCGCAGAAGGTTTGCGTTGAGAAAGGGAAAATCTATAGCTTTTCTG CTTCTGTTCAAGTGAGTGAAGGAAGTGGGATAGTAGCTGTTGTTTTCAAGTTTCCCAACCGCGATGCTGTGCGTGGTGGTGATGTAATAGCTGAACATGGGTGTTGGACACTGCTAAAAGGCGGTTTCGTAGCCAATTTCACAAGCCCTGTTGAGATTCTTTTTGAG AGCAAAAATACATCAGTGGAAATAATGGTGGATAATGTCTCATTGCAACCTTTCACCAAGGAGGAATGGAGATCCCACCAAGACAAAAGCATTAAAGAG CTGCGAAAAAGTAAGGTGAGGTTCCATGTAACTCAGGCAAGTAAAAATCCTCTTAATGGTACTAAAGTCTCCATCAAGCAAGTTAAGTCGCATTTCCCATTTGGATGTGGCATGAACCATTACATCCTCACAAACTCCGATTACCAGAAATGGTTCGCCTCGAGATTTAAATGGACTACTTTCACCAATGAGATGAAATGGTACAGCACTGAGAAAGCACGTGGCCAAGAAAACTATACTATTGCAGATAACATGGTCAAATTTGCACAAAAAAATGGCATTTCTATTAGAGGTCACAATGTCTTCTGGGACGATCCCAAGTACCAGCCCGACTGGGTTAAATCCCTTTCCCCTGAGGAAGTACGAACAGCAGCAGCAAAGCGAATCAATTCAGTTGTTTCTAGATACCAAGGACAACTCATTGCTTGGGATGTAGTGAATGAGAATCTTCATTTTAGTTTCTATGAAGATAACCTCGGCGAGAATGCTTCAGCAGAATTCTATTCCACAGCTCAACAGCTTGATCCTGACACAACTATGTTCATGAATGAGTATAACACCATGGAATATAGTAGCGACGAGAAATCAAGTCCAGCCAACTACAAGAAAAAACTTGAGGAGATCTTATCATATCCCAGAAATGAAAATTTGTCGCTAGGAATAGGGTTGCAAGGTCACTTTGGTTCTGGTCAGCCAAATCTTGCGTACATGAGATCTACTTTAGACATGTTAGGTGCAATCGGACTGCCAATATGGCTTACAGAAGTGGATGTGGAAAAAGACCCGAATCAG gcTCAGTATTTGGAAGAGGTACTAAGGGAGGGATATTCTCATCCGGCGGTTCAAGGGATCATCATGTTTGTAGGTCCAGAGATAGCCGGGTTTAATGTGACCACCCTTGTAGataagaacttcaagaatacaCCAGCAGGAGATGTTGTGGATAAGCTGATTGAGGAGTGGAACTCTAACACTCAGGAAATCATAGCAGATGATCAAGGATATATCGATGTTTCTTTGTTCCACGGTGATTATGAGATAACTGCAGAAGGCCGCGTTGCTAATACCTCGGCTACCCTAAGTCTTAGGGTTGCACGAGCTCATGAACCGCAGGCAATTGTTCACGTTCATATTGATACTTGA